ACACTAAGGAAGAGGTTATTCCAGGAGGCTCTGGTGCAGATTACATTGCCGACACTGCAGAAAACATTGGCACCCAGTTATAAGCGTGTAAGTGACGTGGTTGAAATTGTGGCAACGCAGTtgtatgataaatacaacaatcaaGTATTATGATATGAAGGGGATAATTTTCCAGACTCTATTATCTTTGCATTGTTTCACTTGATAAGAAAATTTGATATGGATTTTGGCACACCCACATTGCATCCGTAACAAATTCTTGGAATAGAAAATCCTATCAAGCAAGCTTCTATACCGATATGAGAACAACATAGTGTTAGTTGGAGTCTGCCAAAACAAAAAGATTTTAGTCATGAAGTGCTACTTGTAAAATCTTTAATCACTGGGTCTCCTGCGATACCAACATTTAGTGCATTTATGGCGCAGAGCCATTACCTCGTGATTTAATCAGCTGGATTTAATCAGCTAAAGTAATTTTAGCCAAACATATTCAGCTGGATCTTATGCTGATTGGTAAACTACCATAAGTTGGTGGTTCCTAGATTAGGACCATGCCGTCTCAGTTTGTCCCTGGGTTCCATCACTGCATGGCCCACTAATTAAAGAGGTCCAGAGGAGCGGTGGAGCTTTAAGCTAGATGGCCAGCTCTGCATTGATAACTTGTGAGGTTTCACTCACAGGCCCATTCGCTGCCACTGAGAGCAAAGGTCAGTGATTGTCTTTGGCATTGACCAATGCTTTAAATCACAGGTACGATTACCCCAAAAAATAATATTGCAAattcaaaaatgtaaaaaaaattaaaacattaagaattttgcacatttaaaaacagagCAGGCTGTGCAAGGGGATTTCCTCATGTAAATGTACAGGAACATTTAACTTCACTCTGCTGCCCCTTTGGAATCCATGAGGAAATGCAGGAGTCCAGCACCAGCatttggagatacaagaaacttcagttgctggaatctggagaaaagataaactgctggaggaactcagcgggtcaaacagccacAGTGGAGGGAAGGGGTTGAATGGAATTTCAGATTGTGattctgcatcaggactgagaatttagagacacaagtgactgcagatgctggactcatgaacaaaaatacaaaatgctggacaaactcaacatgtcaggcagcatctgtgaagggaaaagaacaaacaatatttcaggttgggacctttcagaAGAGCCTGAAACACCATCTTTTATTTCTCCTCCACAGATATttgctgacctgctgtgttcctcctgcacttttgcTGAATGCTTAGAGTGAAGATAGCAAGTGAATAGAAGTAAATAGTAAATAGAAGGGTGACTCAAGAAAATGTTTTCCACATTATCTTATTTTTGTACATGTTTACCACAGTCACATTTATGCTTCAAGTAAAAACCAGCTCCAATACACCTAGTTCAGTGTGCTGTGGAACCTGTTCATTTTATATTTCAGGGCAGGATATCAATTTGACAGACAAGGCTGCACAGAAACGTGAATAAAATCAGaatttacttttaaaaaaatgtttgtttccGTGCAGAGAGAAAGCGTTTGCAATAATTTGGAGGAGGGGAAAGCCTTGTAGTTTAGGGTAGAGGAACAGAGCTGGGGGAAAAAGCTGCTGCCTCAGGTGGGGACAGGTTCCCTAGTGCTCATTTTAAGCTTGCCAAACATCCCTTCATCTTTCGCTCAACCATAGCACAGGGTTTGATACTCAGAACTGAATTCACCAATTTCAAATCTTGaaatgaaaacacaaaatgctggtccggTTGTGTGTTgtagacagcatttgtggaaagcaaAACATCTCTAACATTTTGgattgatgacctttcattgGAGCtagtcaacctgaaatattagtaggaaggaactgctgatgttggtttacatcgaagatagatacaaaatgctagagtaactcagcaggtcaggcagcatctcggggggggggaaggaataggtgacgtttcgggttgagaccctccttcggacactcacctcttctccagagatgctgcttgacccattgagttactccagcattttatgtctaacctGAAATATTAAGTCTGCTTCTCCCTCCTCAGGTGCTGCCCAACTGGCTGAGTACCTTCCAcattttcagatttcctgcatcgGCAATGTACTATTGTTAAATTGATTCACTGTTGCAGTCCTGAAATATCGCTGTTCACTATGATCCTTAATGATGACTGTTAGCAAAATAAGTGAAGGGATCTCCTTTCCTTTCACCCTCCAGCCTGTTGGAACGGAGATAATATGTGGATGTTTGGGGAAGCTGCAGCATAGAAGCCTGAGTACTGTGATTCTTTAGGGAAAGAAAATGAAATCAGAGCAAAGTCACCAGATAACAGGAAAACAACTGAGTGtttaaatcataaggtcataagttataggagcagaattaggccattcggcccatcgtctacggcattcaatcatggctgatctatctctccctcctaaccccattctcctgccttctccccataacccctgacacccgtactaattaagaatctatctatctctgccttaaaaatggggAATTTGTGGGGTGTAGGAAATTTGAACTCACACCAGCCTTTCTTGCTGCATCTTCAGGAAACTTTGAAATTACACCTCAGTCTACAAATTTAAGTCAGTTTTTTAAAATTGCTTTATCAGTCAAGGAAACAATGTTATCACCATCAACTAAATATGCCAATTTTAGAATTAACATACCCAATTAATCAGGAATAATACAGCTTTAAAATTATATTGTGTGATAATAGATATCACTACATGAAATATGTCCCTCTATTATTTAAACTAAAAAGGTAATTTTATGAAGTTCATGGATTATGGATTGCTACCAATCTCAATCCCTGgtatatttaattttaaaaatgtgtttgaTTTTCAAAAGTTGAGAAATGACTTAATTTTATCCTAAAATATTGCAATACCAAAATGAGGGAAAGAAACTGGAAGGAGACAATAATCAGATTATGTATCTACAAAGGTAAAGGAATTATGTTTTCAAGGTTCTTCCATTCAAACATCACATACAAGAATCTTGGTGATTTTCTGACTAGTGGTCAATATTGTGCTAATGTGATAAATTGAAGGTCCGGATGGTCGGGGTTAAAGTTATCCTTTTAGCAAGGAACTGAGCATAAACTTTTTCTCCTTGAACAGGAACTTCAGAAATTTGAGCAATACATCTTTGCAGACTACACAAAACTCGTTCAAGTGGAGAACATCTACGAAGAAATTTTACTTCACACCATTATCAGGGAAGTGGTCAAAGGTAAAGAATGTGTTGACCCTAGAAAATGAGCCCAAGCTTCAGAATAGCCGATAAAGATTAAAACAGTTAATAGCTATAATCAATCTTGAAAACAATCGCAATAAAACCCCCTGCCCTTTTGTAATTTAATCTGTAGATATACTCAACATTTTTTCACTTTcattaaagagagaaaaaacattGTGGCAAGTGTTCTGCTCACCTGCTGAAAACAGGttcaggtaggtaggtaggcgACGGTTTGATGCTACAAATTGGCTGCGAGCTAACTAGAAGATAGCTCAAGCATCATGACAAATTTCTCACTGAAGGTTCTCACTAGTTTCCTCCTTACCTTATCAACTAATTTTCATGTCTATCTCAATTCTGCTTGCTGTCTCTTCTTTGTGTTTAATGAATTTCTTTCCTCTCTTGAATCACTTGCTCCATAAGACTTCTCCAACCATTGGAGAGGTTCACTCAGTCATCTCTTGACTTCACCATTGCACAGTGCCTCACTATTCACATTAGTTTTAGCATAGATAATCCCACCATCTTTTCCCATGTCAGCTCCATTTTCTTCGATGCTTGGCCCAGGAAAACCTTTCCCTCAAATCAACAACTTCTGAAACACTTTCAAATTCCTATTGTAGCCTATGGTGCTCCACCATTGTGATATTGCTGCCTCAAATATAGTTCTTTAACCTTGATTCCATTGAAACTATTACCCAATCTCACTATAGTCCCTAGTCCTGGTATAGCCTTCATCTCAGCTATGTTAGGTGCAAGGAACATGTCCTTCAAGCCCAGTGGTGAACCATTAGCTCAACCATCATTTGCCGCAGTGGGGGGAAGGGATAGTTCTGTTACTACCATGCAATCTTGCAACATGGACTAATGAACCACCATATCAGTGAAGGATTACAAATTTTGTAAATTTAGACTGAAAGGACATATTGGCAATCGTAATCATGAAACTATcagcccttgactattttgttatTGGCTTTTAATGAATTAAATCTGTTGTCCTCATTCAGCCTGCCCCATGAGCCCAAAGACCAACACCAATGTGGTTGACTAGTAATCTATCTCTGATATAGTCTAGGGAAGTATTTAAGAATAAAATTAAATTGTCAAACTGGCATCATCGACACAGGCACCAGATACAGTCAAAATAAAGGTCAACTCTGCAGAGTCCTCCACACTGACATTTGGGGATGTGCCAACATTTTGAAAACTGCCCTAAAGGTTAATAAAGCGACATATTCAGATACACAGAGCCAtacaataaccatataaccatataacaatcacagcacggaaacaggcccgttcggccctaccagtccacgccgaccactttctctgacgtagtctcatctacctgctctcagaccataaccctccaatcccctcccatccatatacctatccaatttactcttaaataataaaatcgagcctgcctccaccacttccaccggaagctcattccacacagccaccaccctctgagtaaagaagttacccctcatgttacccctaaacttttgtcccttaattctgaagttatgtccccttgttggaatcttccccactctcaaagggaaaagcctacccacgtcaactctgtccgtccctcttaaaactttaaaaacctctatcaagtcccccctcaaccttctacgctccaaagaataaagacccaacctgttcaacctctctctgtagcttaagtgctgaaacccaggcaacattctagtaaatctcctctgtaccctctccattttgttgacatccttcctataatttggcgaccagaactgcacaccatactccagattcggcctcaccaatgccctgtacaattttaacattacatcccaacttctatattcgatgctctgatttataaaggcaagcataccaaacgccttcttcaccaccctatccacatgagattccaccttcagggaacaatgcacagttattcccagatccctctgttccactgcattcctcaattccctaccatttaccctgtacgtcctattttgatttgtcctaccaaaatgcagcacctcacacttatcagcattaaactccatctgccatctttcagcccacccttccaaaaggcccaagtctctctgtagactttgaaaatctacttcattattaactacaccacctatcttagtatcatctgcatacttactaatccaatttgccacaccatcatccagatcattaatggaaatgacaaacaacagtggacccaacacagatccttggggtactccactagacactggcctccaacctaacatacagttgtcaaccattaccctctggtatctcccattcagccattgttgaatccatttattcacaaaatgctggagtaactcagcaggtcaggcagcatcttgggagagaaggaatgggtgacgtttcgggtcgagacccttcttcagactgatgttgggggtgggacaaaggaaggatataggtggagacaggaagatagagggagatctgggaaggaggaggggaagggagggacagaggagctatctgaagttggagaagtcgacgttcataccaccgggccgcaaactgcccaggcgaaatatgaggtgctgctcctccaatttccggcgggcctcactatggcactggaggaagcccatgacagagaggtcagactgggaatgggagggggagttaaagtgctgggccaccgggagatccatcttgcaacctcactattaatacccaacgatttaaccttcttaatcaaccttccatgtgggaccttgtcaaatgccttactaaagtccatatagacaacatccacagccttgcccttatcaatttccctggtaacctcttcaaaaaattcaatgtaGCTCAGTGGATCACTGATTTCTCTATCATGATTCCTGTGTGGATTTTGTTCCACCAGTGGTGACTGGACTCACTGgagatggcagcacagtggtatccAGATAGGAGGATGTGTCCTGGGAAGGTGGGTGGGTAACACCATGCTGATTACCAGTTACTCTCCTCCCTCAGTGAATGAGTCAGATCTCCTCCATGTTGGACATCATTTGGAAGAAGTATTAGCATCATCTCTTATCTCCTCACATGACACTAACTTGGAAATATTTTGCCAGTCCTTCACCGTTGCTGATACTCCTGACCCAACAGCACTGTGAGAGTATCCTCATGGACGAACTGCAGCAGTTCAGGAAGGTGGCTCATCTCCGTCTCTCAAGGATTATTAGAAAAGAGCAATAGCAGTGGCCTTCCCAGCAAACCCTGGATCTTAATCTTTAAATGTAAAGCACAGACAGAAAATGTTCACAGGGTGAGGAATCACTGAATAATCATTGAACCGATCTTGTGTAGCTGGTCCCCTATTCATCATGTGGGTATCTCCATCATGTTATCTGGGAGTATTTTAGATACAGTACATGACAGATTCAGCATCTCAAATTTGGGCATCTATGAGGCACCATGGGCTGTCAACAATGCTGCTGTATTCCAGCACAATCTATAGGTTAATggttaacattttttttgttttaaatcctTCCATGGCTTTGTTCATTATTTCTGTAGCCTCTGGCTCTTCAAGCCTTTGAGATCTCTGCATCTTTCATTCTGAGACCATGTGTCTCTGAATTTAATTACTCAACACAGCCTGACTGTGGCTTCAACTCCAAAGCATTTGAATTTCTTCTTtgcgtctgtatctctcgtctcTCCTCAAGATATAATCTGCTTCTTTGATCAAGCTTTTCTGCAGCTAACCTGGTATCTCTTACAGGGAAGTTCAGTGTCAAATTTTGATCATGATGCTTTTGTGAAACACCTCGGAATGCTTTCCTGTACTAAAGGTATTAATTTTTTTGTGCCACATTGAAAGTAAAGATCCTGGCTGAAGATACAAGGGCACAAAATATCACTAACTCTCTTTCTCAAATCTGGATTGTTGCCTTCCAGACCTGCCCATCTTTATTACAACACTGCATTTTAACCTCTCCACTCAAGGTTTCCCTCTGCCTGCAGCACTGAAATAGACAGAACTGAAGTCACGAATACCATCCTCTGTGACTCTGATTGTGCTGTATTGCCCCATCTCAATACTACAATTTTATGAAGCTTTTTGCACATTTAACTGTATTTATCCATTCACCAACTCCATTTCCACCTCTCTCAACCACTGATGTATGCAGCTTAGTGAAAGCTCCTTCCCTTGATCCCAGTCTGACCTGATTGTAACAATGTCACCTACCCCCATCTCCATATCATTGGAGACCCATGAGGAACTAGCTTTAGGTTTTTCCATCCTTCATTGCACCTTGGTGATGCCATCTGAAGCCAGCTAAACACTATTGTTGTTTTTCAGTTAAACACTATTGTTGTTTTTCAGTTAAACACTATCGTTGTTTTTCAGTTAAACACTATCGTTGTTTTTCAGTTAAACACTATTGTTGTTTTGGCTCTTACCCTGCACCTCAATAAATTTGCCTCCGCTTGGACTTTGTCTTAAGACCATAGCAGACAGAGCACAACTTTGGCATTCATCGCCACAGCTTCTGAACCCTCACACCTTAGAGTGGCCACCAATTTCCatctctgaaacatcacctgcctcCCTGCTTACCTTAGGCTACCTGCGTGAAATTTATGCCTTCGACGATGCTAAATGCTGGTCTGCCTGGAATTCCAGCCCCCACAGTCTGTAAACTTCAGCTTGTCCAAAACGCTACTGTTTCTATCCTTTGGTACACCGTCTTGCTCAGTATCACCCCTAGAATTAGTCATCCTTAGTCACGCTGCGAAATAAGTCGCTAGTAATGGAGGTGACTGGAGCTGGAGATTAAAACCAGCAGATTCTGCTGTTCCCATGGTCGGAATGGCAAATGAGAACACATTGGCATTGGCCGCTGAGGTTAAGATTCTAGTGGCTCTTATGGGCTCCCAAATCTCCTGGGAAACCTTCAACATTGGTGCCTGAAGACTATCCACCCGCGATCCGTGCAGCCTCCAGTCGCCAAGCCTACAGTTTAAATTTCCCATCATTTTCCTAACCTGGCCTCACCTTTTCCTGTAATCACCTCTGCGTTCCTTTGATTCAGGTCTCCTGTGCATTCGCTGCTCTGCATTTCACCTGTTTGGGCAAACCTTTGGAAATTCCCTCGCTGCACTCCTCTTACGTTGCATCACCCTCTCCTGcattaagatttttttaaactctttgaCTCGCTTGTTCTTAAACTCGCTAACATTACTAttaatggcttgattgtagttgATTGCGCCTCTGAATTTCTTTTGCAGAAATCCGGTTGCTTTGGAAGGTTATCTGTGTTATTTTATTCTCATTTGTAAAACAACTTACTTTTCTCCTGCTAGTGGTGCAAGAAGCTGCCATGTTGAAAAAACATAATCTGTTTGAAGACAACTTGCCTTACACCAGTGATAGCGATGGTAATCTCACGGATAAAAATGAAGGAAAGACACCACCAGATTCTCAACCCAGGAGCCCAGCCAAAACATCACCAGCAGGCTCATGTGCTGAGGAACTGGAAGTTGATAAAAAAGCGATTTCAcaaaattctgctcctacatcggATATTCTGCTGAATGAGAAACAGGAAAGTGAACAGTCATCAGCTTCTCGTGAGAAATCTGGTGATGAAATCCTTCACACCAAGCAGAATGGAGAGGTGATGGCCCAACTTGATATAAATGCAGTACAGGAAACCAGTGCAGACACAGGGATTTATCAGGAAGCTGAAAATCCTATTGGATTAAATAATGCAAACAGTTATGAGAATGTAGCAGGAAATGAATCTCAGAACAGGCAAGAAAGTGAAAAGGAGAATGAAAATGTAACTTCAGCTTCCGATAGTTTAAAAGAAATACATGACTTGCTAACCGTAGAAATAGTGCCAGCTGAGGAGAATCCTGAAAACCAGGAAGCTTTGCCATGCAAAGCCAATGATGCAAGCCACGTTGAAGTGCACAATGAATCCAGTCCAAAAATGGatgaacatttaaaggacataagTGAAACAAATGGAGAAGACAACCCATCAATAGTTGAATCCATGGAAGGTCAACAGGAGAAAATTGAGGAACACGAAGAAGAAACCTTGCTGGTGCCAGCTGAGGATCTTGTGGAAGGCCAGAAAGAAGAGGAAAACGAACTCAAGAGCTTCACTTCAACAACTGATGAATTGGTGGAAGGTCAGAATAAAGACGATAAGGAATGGAAGGGCTTACCATCAACAGTTGATGAACTTGTAGAAGATCAGGGTAAGAAAGAGAATGAGATTGAAAGCTACCCATCAACAGTTGAAGAAGTTGTGGATGTTCAGCATAACGAAGATAATGAATGTAAAGGCCTACCATCAACAgttgatcaacttcaggaaagtCAAGATAAGGAAGATAATGAATGCCAGACCTTGCCAATGGTTAATAATCTTGAATGCAAGACCTTGACAATGGTTAATGATATTGCAGAAGGTCAGGGCAAGGAAGGCAAGGACTCGCATGAAGACCTATCAACAACACTTAATGAAGGATCACAAGGACAAGGTGAGATGATTGCAGAACCTGAAAAAGAAGACATACCACAAAAAATCAATGACTGTTTGGAAACTGAGCCTTCCACTGATGGTGTTGAGTCTAAAGCAGTTTCTGGGAGTGCCCCAATATTGAGCAAGGCAGAAGCTGAAGAAATTGGTTCTGTACACCCAGAAGATAATGAAGTGCTACATGATGCTTCTGAAAAGGAGGAAGTAGAAAAGACTGAATCGGGATGAAACTAAAAGAGATGACAAGAATTCTCAGATGTGGATGATCATTGATTTGGTAGCAGAGGGAAAGGAATTAACAATGTAACATGATTGTGATTGTTGTATTGCTGCAGAAAAGCAATCCATCGAATCAGCAGAAACTGAAATAATGGAACTTTAAGCCCAAACTCCATAAAATCAATTATAATGTGAGATGTCTAAGATGCCAAAAGCCCATCTTCCATTTGATTTGGATTCTTTACCAAGACTCAGTGCTTTCCTGATTACACCAGGCATTCCAGATGATACCGAACATTATTGTTCATTGCCCGTTTATGCAAGCTTCAACTGGCTACGCAGAGACACAGATTGAACTACTTTGACAGAAGAAGTAAATTCCCTTATCATAGTGACTCAAACAAGAGTACACGAATATGAAAAAGGTAGAAAGAGTTGAGTTGAATGAAACAGGTTACTGGAAGAGATAGCTATTGTGCAAATTCAAGAAACTTGGAACATTTAATGATTAACTTCTTTGGTAATCGTGTTATGTGATGATAATGAGAATATCTACAGAATATATTATTTTTAAGTGTTCAAATACTGGGCTATCTTCATGAAGGATTGACAGGGTGGCTGAATCCATGTAATATACACTGAACAGTTCCTGAAATGTTCTGCCTTATACACGCTGTCAACATGGAATGCCATGCAATGATTTATATTACTCTGTTTATGGTATAGAATGTACAGATTCAGagatcatagaattatacagcagagAAGCAGGCCCTTGGATCCACCATGCCCATGCTGAACTTTTTGTCCATCTACAtcaatcctatttgcctgcatcctTCTATACCATGGCTATTTAAGTGCCTGCTCTTTGCACTTAGTTAAGTGCCTGAATTCATTATGGTTTTAGCCATGTATAAAACTGTAACCATTTAATAGAGTGCGCAGTTACAGTAGTACCAAAAACTGATTTGGAGTTCAGAGCTCTGTATAAATAATGACACACAtttaaccgcagatgctgaaatcttgcatagaacgcaaagtgctggagtaactcagtgagtcaggcagaatctctggaggacatggacaggcgacattcagaaggagtgtaggaaagaactgcagatgctggtttaaatcgaagatagacacaaaatgctggagtaacctagcgggacaggcagcatctctggagagaaggaatggatgacgtttcagggtctgaagaagggtctcgacccaaaacatcacccattccttctctccagagaggctgcctgtcccgctgagttactccagcattttgtgtctatcctgtcaGAAGGAGGgtccggacccaaaacgtcacctgtcaatgttctctagagatgctgcctgactcgctgagtaacttcagcactttgttttctctctataatcaatgaatcaatcaatcaatcaatcaatcaatactttattaTAGACTTAGGGTCCAGATAAAAGACAAGATGTTACATAGAATagattacatacaaaagcacaataaattacacacaaaagcaCGTTAATTacacacaaaagcacaataaattacacacaaaagcacaataaattacttacaaaagcacaatacatggtttaaaaccaagaactttttaaaaaatcagtccTACAATGAGACgactataccaatgtctccacagctGGGATTAGTAATGTGTAGTGCTAAACCTTATGTTTGATAAGGccaagatgatttcattttcagagtaattaatccggcaaataaatttatacataaGATTTCTTAAGATTTCTTATGTATTGTTTCTTATCCTTAGACAACTTGCCACTCATAGTACTGCTCTGTGTGACTAGTTTATAGGAGTTTGGCAATCTTACACTAGTCCCGGTGTGGAGTGTGCTGTAAACATAACTAGTACTTCAGGCAAGCTACTGTTGTCACTTTGGCACAAACTAAAACAGGACTGATAACATCATGTGGAATGTTTTTGCTGTATCCTAACCTTTAATATTAAACACAGTGAAATTTGCAGCTTATGGTTATAAATTGTCAACTGAAAGCTTATCAGCTATCTAAAAGAAAACTGTAAAGCTGAACGTAAGATCATTTCACAAAAGGGAACAAATGAAACATTTCCATTTACCTTCCAATAGGAGAAATGGGACAATAAAATGAGTGCGTGCATGTCCCATACCACATTCAAACTTTTTTGGCTAAGAAGATTTAAAGATTGCAGCTTTCAATTTTGGCGTAGGGAAGGAATGAAAGAAGGGCTTCTTTGAAGTGAGGGGTCACTCCAGGCTGTTGCATGTGAGTCCCGACCACTTCCTAAAACTAGAGATGAGTGAAAGTATGTGTCTCGTGGCATTTAATAAAGTGGGGAGCACAttttaaatggaaaaaaataaacaaaatagcCGAGGGCCTGATGCAGTAAAACTATATAGAGCACTAAATGATAAGGAGAAAAAGCTATAACAAGACTATCACTTTATCCATTGATAAATTAGCTCTTACACCAGCTCACTCCATTTAAAAATGACATATGAGGTACTTAATTGCACCCATCTGTTTCATGTGAGAAAACCTGAAATGAAATGCTATCTTTAGTTCATAACAAGAAAAGAACACCCGTTACTGTATCTTCTATTAGAACAATCGATGGTTATTCTCAGGGAAACAAGAGAACTCTTCAGACAGTGGCAGTACAATCATTGAAATTTCACCAGTGGTCAATTATACAGTAAACCATTATGAAGCAAAATAAAATGTGCTCTTCTCATCTTTCCAATTTTGCTACTTTCAGCTAAAAAAAGAGAAATGCGAGTTATGTCTATTTTGATTGAGGGGGCCTGATAGTTTCCACAGAGTTAAAGTGGCATTTCAACAATAAATGGATCTGAGTGCAAAATGTACACTTGTGTAAGGTTCAATTAATTGTTAAATACATCTCAcattaaaacaatttaaaaattgtTGCTAAATTTAATTACGTCAAAACAATTTCACTTTTGCCTACACTTATAGATTGTAGACCATGACAGTACTGTGTGGTGTTAGTGTCTTCCATAATCTACTTATACCCCTTTACCGGGGGTCATCACCTTGCAAACAAGTCAATAACACATCAGAAGTGTGTTTCCTGTGAATTTTCACCACATAAAAATTGAGTTGTGCCACAAGAAAAATCTTAGTATTGATTTAAAAGCAGGAATTGGGCATCGAGTTATTTGCAACTTCTCTGTCATTCAATGAGGATCTTGGCTGAGCTTTAACCTCAGTCCATGACAAACCTCGTAGGTGTTTAATACTCTGAATTATTCAGTGACTGAGCTTCCGCAGCCCTACTGGATAGATAATTTCAAAGACACGCTTCCATCTGTGTGACAAAAAatctcctcatttcagtcctgaaTGGTTAAACGCTGGGTTCGAGACACCGCAACCAGGAGAAACATCGTACATGTGACAAACTTGTCAAGCTTCAGaaatattttgtatgtttcaatgagaattcctcttattcttctaaactccagagtatAGATccagtttatttaatttaatccCTGCATTCCACAAATCAATCCAGTGAACCTTTGTGACTTTCCCTCCAATG
The sequence above is a segment of the Rhinoraja longicauda isolate Sanriku21f chromosome 11, sRhiLon1.1, whole genome shotgun sequence genome. Coding sequences within it:
- the LOC144597878 gene encoding protein Niban 1-like isoform X1 gives rise to the protein MGGTVSSLDENKCKYVRGKAEAELKNFSPHYRRQYPVTFFNHIRREIEQDRETQPQLLSRKESAEAGKVVYEQEVTQYVEEFKKWKDRYIVIKNDNSIECYENKDVYQKGGGPKCKVFPTGCRALTSMTDYTLLVDKYFPDLSGPNGKDGNQSLLVNPTQYPVYLWHPFRKHSYFCCENEEKQQGFGAALHGCIRHLNYEFAKQNTLEVQVFSEAIQFFRQEKGHYGSWEMNQGNEVLILSNQVMEELLPSLQSDLLPKLKGKKNEKKKTWFSIVEEAYTLVQTQLAAGLQSLHDECKKSSKELEGIIRSDMDQIISSKEFTAGKLKATVIEKAEQSCLENIQPYLASILEELMGLISSGFSEVRTLFENEVHELSTKYQNAGNAEKLKEYLAQLMNLPFDAVKMQSCYNKVSPLQDQLQDLKNRFKFTNTPWLVQTTQNFMQELMDNAVYTFEKLLSDSLTTKTSKTITSIEKVKQRVLKQYDHDSSTLRKRLFQEALVQITLPTLQKTLAPSYKRELQKFEQYIFADYTKLVQVENIYEEILLHTIIREVVKVVQEAAMLKKHNLFEDNLPYTSDSDGNLTDKNEGKTPPDSQPRSPAKTSPAGSCAEELEVDKKAISQNSAPTSDILLNEKQESEQSSASREKSGDEILHTKQNGEVMAQLDINAVQETSADTGIYQEAENPIGLNNANSYENVAGNESQNRQESEKENENVTSASDSLKEIHDLLTVEIVPAEENPENQEALPCKANDASHVEVHNESSPKMDEHLKDISETNGEDNPSIVESMEGQQEKIEEHEEETLLVPAEDLVEGQKEEENELKSFTSTTDELVEGQNKDDKEWKGLPSTVDELVEDQGKKENEIESYPSTVEEVVDVQHNEDNECKGLPSTVDQLQESQDKEDNECQTLPMVNNLECKTLTMVNDIAEGQGKEGKDSHEDLSTTLNEGSQGQGEMIAEPEKEDIPQKINDCLETEPSTDGVESKAVSGSAPILSKAEAEEIGSVHPEDNEVLHDASEKEEVEKTESG
- the LOC144597878 gene encoding protein Niban 1-like isoform X2, which gives rise to MGGTVSSLDENKCKYVRGKAEAELKNFSPHYRRQYPVTFFNHIRREIEQDRETQPQLLSRKESAEAGKVVYEQEVTQYVEEFKKWKDRYIVIKNDNSIECYENKDVYQKGGGPKCKVFPTGCRALTSMTDYTLLVDKYFPDLSGPNGKDGNQSLLVNPTQYPVYLWHPFRKHSYFCCENEEKQQGFGAALHGCIRHLNYEFAKQNTLEVQVFSEAIQFFRQEKGHYGSWEMNQGNEVLILSNQVMEELLPSLQSDLLPKLKGKKNEKKKTWFSIVEEAYTLVQTQLAAGLQSLHDECKKSSKELEGIIRSDMDQIISSKEFTAGKLKATVIEKAEQSCLENIQPYLASILEELMGLISSGFSEVRTLFENEVHELSTKYQNAGNAEKLKEYLAQLMNLPFDAVKMQSCYNKVSPLQDQLQDLKNRFKFTNTPWLVQTTQNFMQELMDNAVYTFEKLLSDSLTTKTSKTITSIEKVKQRVLKQYDHDSSTLRKRLFQEALVQITLPTLQKTLAPSYKRKFEQYIFADYTKLVQVENIYEEILLHTIIREVVKVVQEAAMLKKHNLFEDNLPYTSDSDGNLTDKNEGKTPPDSQPRSPAKTSPAGSCAEELEVDKKAISQNSAPTSDILLNEKQESEQSSASREKSGDEILHTKQNGEVMAQLDINAVQETSADTGIYQEAENPIGLNNANSYENVAGNESQNRQESEKENENVTSASDSLKEIHDLLTVEIVPAEENPENQEALPCKANDASHVEVHNESSPKMDEHLKDISETNGEDNPSIVESMEGQQEKIEEHEEETLLVPAEDLVEGQKEEENELKSFTSTTDELVEGQNKDDKEWKGLPSTVDELVEDQGKKENEIESYPSTVEEVVDVQHNEDNECKGLPSTVDQLQESQDKEDNECQTLPMVNNLECKTLTMVNDIAEGQGKEGKDSHEDLSTTLNEGSQGQGEMIAEPEKEDIPQKINDCLETEPSTDGVESKAVSGSAPILSKAEAEEIGSVHPEDNEVLHDASEKEEVEKTESG